From a single Novipirellula caenicola genomic region:
- a CDS encoding arylsulfatase translates to MNRLFRLRPSSRSSQHQSNHTAAAGRSPSRRFASSLLRIVFAIAVPLAASGVVWADSTDQPNIVFILADDLGYGELGSYGQQKIKTPNLDRLASEGMRFTQHYTGAPVCAPARCVLMTGQNLSHAQIRGNRDSGNGRIYPGQWPITADAVTIAEVLKEAGYVTGAFGKWGLGPSNTSGSPMKQGFDRYYGYNCQRNAHSYYPPFLDSDEREVQINLYPIPGHDRKPDGEVIANDYRAKNYAPDLILAEATKFIDKHKNKPFFLYLPFVEPHVAMQPPQQWLDQYPESWDEENGPYRGENGYLPHPRPRAAYASMISDLDEHVGTILQQLEKHGLSENTLIVFTSDNGPTHGGRDPRFHVGGAACTFFNSTGGLRGFKGSCYEGGIRVPCIVKWPGHIKENSVSELPSYFPDWFVTLCAVAKVDLQTNDLTSNLMLDGINLLPELKSTSTPTRESPMVWDFHNYGGIVAIRDGHWKAIRRNLLKKNPGDWELYNLDTDRDEQHDVAATHPEIIKRLEATYVETRSIEPDFALPIYDKLTRENAN, encoded by the coding sequence ATGAATCGATTATTTCGTCTGCGTCCTTCGTCTCGCTCGTCGCAACACCAATCCAACCACACCGCTGCGGCGGGGCGATCCCCCTCACGTCGATTTGCCAGCTCGTTGCTTCGGATCGTCTTTGCCATCGCGGTACCGCTTGCGGCGTCCGGCGTTGTGTGGGCGGACTCGACCGACCAACCGAACATCGTGTTCATCCTGGCGGATGACCTTGGCTATGGCGAACTAGGGTCTTACGGCCAACAAAAAATCAAGACTCCCAATCTTGACCGTCTCGCCAGCGAAGGGATGCGTTTCACCCAGCATTATACGGGCGCCCCCGTCTGTGCGCCGGCACGCTGCGTGCTGATGACCGGCCAGAACCTGTCGCATGCCCAAATCCGTGGCAATCGCGATTCAGGAAACGGACGCATCTATCCAGGCCAATGGCCGATCACCGCCGACGCCGTCACCATCGCGGAAGTCTTGAAAGAGGCAGGCTATGTCACCGGAGCGTTTGGCAAATGGGGACTCGGCCCTTCTAACACCTCCGGGTCACCGATGAAACAGGGGTTCGACCGCTACTATGGATACAATTGCCAACGCAACGCCCATAGCTATTACCCGCCGTTTCTGGACAGCGACGAACGCGAAGTCCAAATCAACCTTTACCCGATTCCTGGACACGACCGCAAACCCGATGGCGAAGTGATCGCCAACGACTACCGTGCGAAGAATTATGCTCCGGATTTAATCCTTGCCGAAGCGACCAAGTTTATCGACAAACACAAAAACAAACCTTTCTTTTTGTACTTGCCGTTTGTCGAACCTCACGTTGCGATGCAGCCTCCGCAGCAATGGCTAGATCAATACCCCGAATCGTGGGACGAAGAAAACGGGCCCTATCGAGGCGAAAATGGCTACTTGCCACACCCTCGGCCACGCGCGGCTTATGCATCGATGATCTCGGATCTCGATGAACACGTCGGCACGATTCTGCAACAATTAGAAAAGCATGGGCTAAGCGAAAACACGCTAATCGTTTTCACGTCGGACAATGGCCCAACGCACGGTGGCCGCGATCCTCGCTTTCATGTTGGCGGGGCCGCTTGCACTTTCTTTAATTCGACCGGTGGACTACGAGGATTCAAGGGCAGTTGTTACGAAGGCGGTATTCGCGTGCCGTGCATCGTGAAATGGCCGGGGCACATCAAAGAAAACAGTGTTTCGGAACTGCCGTCTTATTTCCCTGATTGGTTCGTCACGCTTTGCGCGGTCGCAAAGGTCGATTTGCAAACCAACGACCTGACATCCAACTTGATGCTCGATGGGATCAATTTGTTGCCGGAATTGAAGTCCACATCGACGCCAACTCGAGAGAGCCCGATGGTTTGGGATTTCCATAACTACGGAGGCATCGTGGCCATCCGTGATGGCCACTGGAAAGCGATTCGGCGAAATTTGCTGAAAAAGAATCCTGGCGATTGGGAACTGTACAACTTGGACACCGACCGCGACGAACAGCACGACGTTGCAGCAACGCATCCCGAAATCATCAAGCGACTCGAGGCAACGTACGTCGAAACACGATCGATCGAGCCCGATTTTGCACTTCCAATCTACGACAAACTAACTCGTGAAAATGCGAACTGA
- a CDS encoding Xaa-Pro dipeptidyl-peptidase — protein MTTCLLRSLTIVAVLNLVTIVTIHGKEAKRAAPVFKDGEAQIVDEFKDPDFWIRHDLWVETEFDSDGDGKLDRMHVDVTRPRQTDTEGLKLPVVYGSSPYYCGVGDSDEKYFWDTRHELGEVPPPREHMPEIELKIQRPIISKKHVADWLPRGYIVVHSSSPGTGLSEGCPTIGGDNESLAPKAVIDWLCGRGKGYTTVDGDEPVTAYWSTGKVGMTGTSYNGTIPLAAATTGVEGLEAIIPVAPNTSYYHYYRSNGLVRHPGGYLGEDVDYLYDFIHSGNAARREYCDCEIRDKEMAEGMDRVSGDYNDFWAKRDYIHDLGPMKAALLMSHGFNDWNVVPEHSNRIYQAVKAKGVPVQTYYHQDGHGGPPPMKLMNRWFTRFLHGIENGVEDDPRAWIVREGAKHENPTSYEDYPNPAASPVTLRPTAGAPERGSLVLETESSQGTEKLVDNFSFSGDSLAQAEWTEHRLIYVSKTLTEPLHLSGTPKIELKLASSKPFANLSVWLVSLPWNDDKKAHITDNIITRGWADPQNQRSIRESEPLEPGKFYDVKFDLQPDDQIIAKGQQIGLMIFSSDRDVTLWPTPGTELTVDLDATRLSLPVVGGVEAFKKSTAADEKAEGETVAKTAKPSLR, from the coding sequence ATGACAACGTGTTTATTGAGATCGCTAACGATCGTCGCCGTTTTGAATCTTGTCACGATCGTGACGATCCATGGCAAGGAAGCAAAACGCGCCGCGCCGGTTTTCAAAGACGGCGAAGCCCAAATCGTCGACGAATTCAAGGACCCTGATTTCTGGATTCGTCATGACCTGTGGGTCGAAACTGAATTTGATTCCGACGGCGACGGCAAACTCGATCGCATGCACGTGGACGTCACACGGCCTCGGCAAACGGATACCGAAGGGCTGAAATTGCCAGTCGTCTATGGCTCGAGTCCCTATTACTGCGGCGTTGGTGATTCCGACGAAAAGTATTTCTGGGACACACGGCATGAACTCGGCGAGGTGCCGCCACCGCGAGAGCACATGCCGGAGATCGAACTGAAGATCCAGCGACCAATCATCTCTAAAAAACATGTGGCCGATTGGCTGCCTCGTGGCTACATCGTGGTCCATTCTTCGTCGCCGGGAACAGGACTCTCCGAAGGCTGCCCGACGATTGGTGGTGATAACGAATCGCTGGCTCCCAAAGCGGTCATTGATTGGCTGTGTGGTCGCGGCAAAGGTTACACAACGGTCGATGGCGACGAACCTGTGACGGCGTACTGGAGCACCGGTAAAGTCGGAATGACCGGGACCTCCTACAATGGCACGATCCCACTAGCGGCCGCTACCACAGGTGTCGAAGGACTCGAAGCCATCATCCCGGTCGCCCCTAACACCTCGTACTATCACTACTACCGATCCAACGGTTTGGTACGACACCCAGGCGGCTATCTGGGTGAGGACGTCGACTACTTGTACGACTTTATCCATAGCGGCAACGCGGCCCGACGTGAGTATTGCGATTGCGAAATTCGCGATAAAGAAATGGCGGAAGGCATGGATCGTGTGAGCGGAGACTACAACGATTTCTGGGCGAAACGCGACTACATCCATGATCTCGGTCCAATGAAAGCGGCGCTGCTGATGTCGCATGGGTTCAACGACTGGAACGTCGTGCCGGAGCACAGCAACCGAATTTATCAAGCGGTCAAAGCGAAAGGGGTTCCAGTACAAACCTACTATCATCAAGACGGCCACGGTGGCCCGCCGCCAATGAAATTGATGAACCGTTGGTTCACTCGGTTTCTGCACGGGATCGAAAACGGCGTCGAGGATGATCCACGGGCCTGGATCGTGCGAGAGGGTGCCAAACATGAAAATCCGACTTCGTACGAAGATTACCCGAACCCCGCCGCGTCGCCGGTCACGCTGCGACCAACCGCCGGCGCCCCCGAACGTGGATCGCTGGTCCTCGAAACCGAATCGAGCCAAGGGACCGAGAAATTGGTCGACAATTTCTCCTTCAGCGGAGACTCGCTGGCTCAAGCCGAATGGACCGAGCATCGACTGATCTATGTTTCAAAAACTCTAACGGAACCACTGCATTTGTCAGGGACGCCAAAAATCGAATTGAAATTGGCCAGCAGCAAGCCGTTCGCGAATTTGTCGGTCTGGCTTGTCTCGCTGCCTTGGAACGACGACAAGAAGGCGCACATCACCGATAACATCATCACACGCGGTTGGGCGGACCCTCAGAACCAGCGATCGATTCGCGAGAGTGAACCGCTCGAACCAGGCAAGTTCTATGACGTGAAATTTGATCTTCAACCGGACGACCAAATCATTGCCAAAGGGCAACAGATCGGATTGATGATTTTTTCGAGCGATCGCGATGTCACTCTATGGCCGACGCCCGGTACGGAATTGACCGTCGATCTCGATGCGACGCGGCTGAGCTTGCCGGTGGTGGGCGGAGTCGAAGCGTTCAAAAAGTCGACCGCAGCCGACGAAAAAGCGGAAGGCGAGACCGTGGCGAAAACGGCAAAGCCATCACTTCGGTAA